CGATCCAGGATGAATTCCTGTATCAGAAATTTGTATCGTACTATTTACCCTTTCAATAGAACGAGCAGCTAATGCATCAATTGCAATGACAAAGTCTGGTTTTGTCTTCTCAATGATTCCATAAATGACATCGCTCGTTTCAATTCCTGTAATCCCCATTACCCCCGGCCGAATTGCACTAACAGGCCTAAAGCCTTCTTCTACACTTTCAGGCTGCAATTGAAACAAATGTCTCGTTACCAATACATTTTCTACCACTATCGGTCCAAGCGCATCAGGGGTTACATTCCAATTTCCAAGACCAACAATTAAACAACTCGCTTCTTTCGTAACGCCAACCTCTTCTAAGAAATAAGAAAATTCTTTTGCAAAAATGCGCTCTACTTTTTGTTGCAATTCCGTATCTTGTTGACGTATACCTTGTACTTCAAGTGTTAAATAATTTCCAGGTTTTTTACCCATCGATTCAGAGGCAACTTCATCAATCGTTACTTTCGTAATGATAATACCTTCTTCTTCCCTCTCTTTTACAATAACTCCTTGTATCCCTTGTTGTTGCTCTTCTTGACGCTCTTGCAACATTTGATGTGCCTCTACAGCAAGGTCAGTTCTAACGCTATATTTACTTAAATCTAATGGTTCTTTCATCGTATCTCCTCCGTAATTCATAGTAAATATCGTTAGATTTCCCAAAGTTATATAAGGTCATTCTTTCCTTTACGTGAAATTTCATAGATATACTATTGCAATTCTCTTCACCGTTTGATAGAATGTCACTTGTTCTATGTTAAGAATCGAGTCATTCGATTGCACCAGGGAGGTGAAAAGTATGGCAAACATCAAATCTGCTATCAAACGCGCTAAACTTAGCGAAGAGCGTCGTGCACATAACGCTTCTATCAAGTCTGACATGCGTTCTGCTGTTAAAACTGTAGAAGCTTTAGTTACTAATAACGATCTTGAAAATGCTAAAGAAGCTTTCAAAACTGCTTCTAAAAAACTTGACAAAGCAGCTCGTAAAGGTCTTATCCACCAAAACGCTGCAGCTCGTCAAAAATCTCGCTTAGCGAAACAAGTAAACGCGTAAGGCGTTTAAAAAACGATCCATTTGGATCGTTTTTTTTATATCCAAAAAAGTTCACGTGCTAAGCACGTGAACTTTTTGTATCATCACATATGATTTAATCGCATTAAGAAAAACTCAAGCACAAGTTTCTTATCCATTTTTCCAGTCTTCATACTATAATCAGCTTCCGCCAATTCTATAATCACTTTTTTTAGTTCTTCAAAAGAGAAAAACTTCGTTTGATTCATCGCTAACTTTACACGATATGGATGTACACCAATATGAGAAGCAATTTGATTTTGTCCATAACCACGCTGCTGTAACTCTTTTACTTGATGCAGCAAGCGGAATTGACTTACTAACAACGCAAGCAATTTAATCGGTTCCTCCTGCTGCGTAAATAATCCATCCAAAATTTGCATCGCACCTGCGATATCTTTTTTTACCACTTTTTCTGTTAAAGCAAATACATTTTGTTCAACTGATTTTGGCACAAGCTCTGCAACAAGTTTCGGCGTAATCTCTCCGCCCATACCGACGTATAACGTTAACTTGTCCATTTCCTTCGCCAACATCGTCACATTACTTCCCACAAGCTCTAACAATAAACTAACAGCTGCATTATCAATATGTACATGCCCTTCCTCTGCACGAGCTACAATCCACTTTTGAACATCCTGCACTTGCATCGCATTCGCTTCTACTATATCTGCTGTTTTCTTTAATAGTTTTGTAATTTTTTTTCGTTCATCAAGCTTTTCGTAAGGCGCAACAAAAACAAGAATAGAAAATGGAGAAGGTTCCCCGATATATTCTTCTAAAATTTTTATATTTTGTTCTAACTTTTCTTTTTGTGACGTTAAAAATAATGGTGATTTTATTAATAACACTTTACGTTCTCCGAAAAAAGGAAGTGTACGTGCATCCTCAACCACATCTTCTAAATACGCTTCTTCTAAATCATATGTCACAACATTAAACTCGCGATCTTCCTCTTCAAGCGCTTCTGTTGTAATAAGCTTTATCGTTTCATTTATAAAAAACGCTTCCGTTCCATACAGTAAATACAACGGAGCAAACTGCTTTTTTTTAATCTTTTTATGTATATCACTCATACTTTTTCCTACTCCCTAACTTGGCAATATATATTTTATACTAATGCCCTAGCTTTTGTTTTACAAGTACAAAGGAACAGGCTGTATAACCCGTCCCTTTATTTATATTAAACGCCACGCAATAAGCCCCGGGTTTCTTATTGGTGTGCGGTAATCACCTTCCCTTTATTATTCACAATAAAAATTCGAGTATAAGTGCCAACTGTTAACATGCTTGGAAACAAAAACTCACGTGACTGCATGATCTAAAAGTAGTCAAAACGCTCGATTTCTCTTCATATGGAAATTGTAGATTTTTTTCTGACAATATTTTATACTAAAGTGGAATGTTGGGGAGGGATTCTAAATGAATGATTTTGAACAAAACGTTCAAAGTAAACGCAATGACGCTATTGATTCAGGGGTAGGATTTATCGTCTCATTTGGTTTTTTCGCAACACTTTTCATCATTGCAACTGTTATTAAATTTATCGGTTCTTAAAGACTGCTGCTTACTAGCAGTCTTTTTTTATCTATTCCGTGTTTCATCATATGTGATTTTGCTACGAAACGTTCCGCGTTCCTCTTTAAAAACATAGGAAATAGCACCTTGCTTATCCGTGCGCCATATTTCAATCGCCATCTTCTCAAAACGCTCTATACCTTCCTTATGAGGGTGCCCATACCTATTCCGTTCACCGACAGAAATAATCGCTATATTAGGCTGTACGGCGCTCAAAAAAGGCGTTATAGATGACGTATTACTTCCATGATGAGCAACCTTTAAAACATCCGCCCGTAAATCTGGATATGTAGCTACTAAACCCTTCTCTCCTTCTTCTAAATCACCTGTAAACAGCCACGTTATCCCTCCTAATTTTGCCCACAGTACAATTGAAGCGTTATTTTCACTTCTTTCTTTCCCTGTTGGTGCTAGCACAAAAAATTCCGCTTCATTTACGCGCCAACTCTCTCCTTCCCCCACTTCACTTATTTTCACTTCCTTTTCTAACGCCTGTTTCTTTACTGCTTTTTCTAATATTGCCTCTTGTTCCTTTCGACCAAATACAACTTCTTTTACGGTTATATTTGATAATAATTCTTGTGCAGCACCGATATGATCTGCATCTCCATGCGTTACAATTAATTTATCAATTTTTTTAATACCTTCCTTTTGTAAATAAGGGATCAAAACATCATTTCCAACAGAAAATTCATGTTTTTTCCGTTGCCATTCTTCCTTGTTTAAACGAATTGTTCCACCAGTGTCAATAAGGTAAATCTCTTGATCATACGGGAGGCGAATTAATATTGCATCCCCCTGGCCAACATCAAGAAATGTAACACTCCCACTTTCTCGAAAATACGGATATACATAATGACCTGTACTAATAAAAAGAAATATGCCCGCAAATATAAACACCATTCCCTTAGATATTCGCCTTTCCCAAACCATCAATACACTAATAATACTCACGCAATATAAGGCTACAAGAAGTATAGGTGTTTGCCCGAAATTAAGACGGGTAAATGGTAAACTTTCACAATAACTTAAAAAATCATTAGAAAGATTCAAACCTATTGATAGTACATTCGCAAAGCTTTTTGCAAGAAACGGGATGATCGGCAAACATATCAAAATAATAATACTACACGGCAATACAATGAGAGATAAAAACGGAACGTAAAGGATATTTAGAAAAATACTATATGGAGAATAATAACCGAAGTGATATAACAAAATCGGAGTACTAACGAGCTGTGAAATAAGAGAAATATAAATAGAATTTCTAATTACTCCA
This genomic window from Bacillus anthracis str. Vollum contains:
- a CDS encoding YqzM family protein — encoded protein: MNDFEQNVQSKRNDAIDSGVGFIVSFGFFATLFIIATVIKFIGS
- the gpr gene encoding GPR endopeptidase; translated protein: MKEPLDLSKYSVRTDLAVEAHQMLQERQEEQQQGIQGVIVKEREEEGIIITKVTIDEVASESMGKKPGNYLTLEVQGIRQQDTELQQKVERIFAKEFSYFLEEVGVTKEASCLIVGLGNWNVTPDALGPIVVENVLVTRHLFQLQPESVEEGFRPVSAIRPGVMGITGIETSDVIYGIIEKTKPDFVIAIDALAARSIERVNSTIQISDTGIHPGSGVGNKRKELSKETLGIPVIAIGVPTVVDAVSITSDTIDFILKHFGREMKEGNKPSRSLLPAGFTFGEKKKLTEEDMPDEKSRNMFLGAVGTLEDEEKRKLIYEVLSPLGHNLMVTPKEVDAFIEDMANVIASGLNAALHHQIDQDNTGAYTH
- a CDS encoding DNA internalization-related competence protein ComEC/Rec2, which produces MQGQWGYVAISFIIGIAIAFSSSVVLLTCCLGLYVFFCLYRTSRKTFLYCMIVCFSGAMYTTYVQGQNKPLGESYEATRGVIYNTPLINGDRLSFQVEDQNKNIVQLSYKMKSASEKKQMRQLHAGVSCIFDGERKEPQIARNFHGFNYRDYLYKQNIHFILEATYISECRKTSLSLVQWILLLRQQAILGVTEMFPEQSGAFMNALLFGDRQQMTFEVEGQYQQFGLVHLLAISGSHIVLLMVIVYFILLRSGVTREIATVCLIFFIPIYMILAGASPSVIRASITGVLMLIAFMCSIRLSSLDALSITAICMLIFDPYLVFNIGFQFSFVGSFALLLSAPLLLESGNGVIRNSIYISLISQLVSTPILLYHFGYYSPYSIFLNILYVPFLSLIVLPCSIIILICLPIIPFLAKSFANVLSIGLNLSNDFLSYCESLPFTRLNFGQTPILLVALYCVSIISVLMVWERRISKGMVFIFAGIFLFISTGHYVYPYFRESGSVTFLDVGQGDAILIRLPYDQEIYLIDTGGTIRLNKEEWQRKKHEFSVGNDVLIPYLQKEGIKKIDKLIVTHGDADHIGAAQELLSNITVKEVVFGRKEQEAILEKAVKKQALEKEVKISEVGEGESWRVNEAEFFVLAPTGKERSENNASIVLWAKLGGITWLFTGDLEEGEKGLVATYPDLRADVLKVAHHGSNTSSITPFLSAVQPNIAIISVGERNRYGHPHKEGIERFEKMAIEIWRTDKQGAISYVFKEERGTFRSKITYDETRNR
- the rpsT gene encoding 30S ribosomal protein S20 is translated as MANIKSAIKRAKLSEERRAHNASIKSDMRSAVKTVEALVTNNDLENAKEAFKTASKKLDKAARKGLIHQNAAARQKSRLAKQVNA
- the holA gene encoding DNA polymerase III subunit delta — translated: MSDIHKKIKKKQFAPLYLLYGTEAFFINETIKLITTEALEEEDREFNVVTYDLEEAYLEDVVEDARTLPFFGERKVLLIKSPLFLTSQKEKLEQNIKILEEYIGEPSPFSILVFVAPYEKLDERKKITKLLKKTADIVEANAMQVQDVQKWIVARAEEGHVHIDNAAVSLLLELVGSNVTMLAKEMDKLTLYVGMGGEITPKLVAELVPKSVEQNVFALTEKVVKKDIAGAMQILDGLFTQQEEPIKLLALLVSQFRLLHQVKELQQRGYGQNQIASHIGVHPYRVKLAMNQTKFFSFEELKKVIIELAEADYSMKTGKMDKKLVLEFFLMRLNHM